The genomic DNA AATCGCGTCGTAGGCCTCGACCGTTTCCAACGGATTGGCTCGGAGCAACACCAGGTTGGCAACCTTGCCGGCCTCGACGGTCCCATACAGGCTGTCGAGGTGGAAGGCCCTTGCCGCCTCGATGGTGGCGCCCCCCAGGAGTCGAGGCAGCGGCACGCCGGCCCCGGCGAGCCGCTCGAGCTCCAGGAAGCCGTTCAGCCCCGGCGGATTCCCGTAGGTCGGACTCGAGGGGGTGTCGGTGCCGAAGACCAGCCGGCCGCCGTGCGACACCAGGTAGCGAGTGGCCGTCGCCCCGTGGTCGGCCACATGGCGGAAGATCCCGCGGACCTGCTCGTTGCTCGCCTTGCCGAAGTTACGGCGCATCTCGGCCGCGAACGACTGCCCGGCGGGCGTTTGGTACCAGGCGATGAGCGACGACGGGAGCACCCGGGCCAAGCGGGGATTGTCCAGAAACGCGGGATCGTACATGTCGCCCAGTCCGTCGATCACGCGAAGTGTCGGCATGAAGCCGATCCGGCGCGCGGCGACGGTGTCGAGCAGCGCGCGGATCGGCGCCGGCAGCTCTTCACCAGTGTGCTCGAACTCGTCCCAGTTCCACATCCCATGTGCGATCACGTCCACTCGCGCGTGGACGGCGAACCGCCAGGCCGCGAGGGTGTTCGCGTGCATAAGCACGGGCAGGTCACGGGCATGGCTCTCCCGAACCACCGCTCGGATCATCTCGAGCGTGGGCGTCGGCAGGTTTCTCACGGGGCCGTACCCGTGCTCCTCGAAGGTCTTGACGCAGACCCCGCCATCGGCTGCCACCCGAGCCACGGTCGCCTTCGGTGTATGATCTTCGGGTCGGAACCGGCTGGGGATCGAATCCCGCTGACGGGGATCCCAGAGAAAGTTGGGGAAGAGGTCCCAGCGCAAATTCTGGGAGGACATCGCCATCGGGTAGCCGTTCGCCAGTGCGAGCGCGGGGCCACAGTCGTAGCTGTCCGGGTGGAGGGGCGCTGCCTTGAACCGATTGAGGAAGGCTCGATCGAACACGATCAGATCGATCACCGTGGTGAACCCCGAATAGAGATAGCTCCGCGGCAACTGCTCGGCGTAGGCGGCCGCGAGCGACCGGAGCTCCGGCGGCACCGGGAGCGGCATTCCGGCGGTCACCGCGAGATGGGTGTGCCCGTCGATCAATCCAGGGATGAGCACCCGGCCCCGGCCGACGACGACCGAATCCCAGGGGGCCACGGGCGGCGTGCCGTGGCCCACCGCGGCGATCCGGTCATTCTCCAGGACGACGTACCCGTGCTGCAGCGGAGCCTTCCGCTCCGGCGAGACGATGGTGACATCCCGGATCAGGACTCGATGAGGCAGCGGCGGGGTCTGGACCAACATCGCCGTCACGAGGGCGAGGAGCATGGGACTCCAGGGTGGCGGGACGGCTTACGTACGCGGGCAGGTGGGAAAGTGTTTCGCGGGGGAACGGGCCGCCAGGCAGGGAATGTCGACTCGAGGAATCGCCGGCTGTACCAGCCGCCGGGTCCGCATGGCCTCTGATCAGTGAGCGACCAGCTCGAGCACGCGGACCATGGCGTCCTTCTGGCCCCCGATGCTGCCGGCGGTCATGGTGAGCCCGCGATCTCCGCCATCCAGAGGTCGCTCTGCTGGTCGCCGAGGTTGAAATAGAAACGGTCGCCCCGCACCCGGAGGCCGGTGACCGGGGACCACCGGTGGTTGGGATCGTCGAAGCGCATCACAAGCCGGGGTACCCCGCCCTCGGCGGGCAGGCGCCAGACGGCGACGCTCCGGTCGCGCGGGTCCAGGCCCGCGAAATAGATCGCCCGTCCGTCAGTCGACCAGGCCCACCCGCTGAAACCGGCCGGCGCCACATCCGTCGCCGGGTCGCGCACCGCGAGCACAGCGCGGGGGTCGCCTCCTCCAGCCGAGGGGACGACCGTCAGCGCGCGAGGGAGCCCGACCACGCCCGTGGCAGTGAGCAGCGAGCGGCCTTCCGGCGCCCAGACGCCGAGCATCCCCTGCGCCAGCACCTGGCGGGGCGCGCCCCAGCGGCCTCGGTCGTCGCGGGTGACGAGCACGAGCTTCTGCGCAGGGGTCCGGTAACCCAGGACGACGGCCAGCGTTCGGCCGTCGGGCGACCACTCCGGGTTCTGATATTGACCGCTCCCGGTCGTCACTTGGCTCGGTCGACCTCCCTCGGCGGGCATGACGAAGACCTGCCGCGTGCCGCCCTGGAAAGCGTGATAGGCGATCTCCCGACCGTCGGGGGAGATGACCGGAGCGAACGCGGGCTCGGCGCCGGAGGTGAGCTGCTCGACCTCGCCGCTCCCGGCGACAGCCATCCGGTACACTTGCGGCGTGCCGCCGCGGTCGGAATCAAAGGCGAGCCACCGGCGGTCGTGCGACAGGTCAAAGCCCTCGATCACCTGCGTGCCCGTGGTGACCGGCTCCGCCTGGCGCACGCTTCCGACGCCGGTGCCCGGGATCGGAAGCGACCAGACGTTGCCGCTCTCGGTAAGGGCCGCGTACGCGAGCCGCCGTCCATCGGCCGCGACGCTCACCCGGGCCGCGTTGAGACCGGTGGTGAGCCGTGCAGCATCGCCGGTCGGGCGTCCGGCACCGTTGAGCGGGAGTCGGTACAGATCACGGCCGCCCTCACGGTCGGAGATGTAGAGTAGCGTGCCGGCTCGCAGCCACGTGGGGCTCATGTTGAGCGCCTCGTCATCGGTGACTCGGAGAGGAGTGCCGCCGTCGGCGGGCACGAGCCACACGCTGCTGGCAGCGTGATTGCCGAACTCGTCGTTGGTCACGAACGGCAAATTGCCCGAGACGCAGGCGAGCCGGCGCGCATCGGGGGACCAGGCGCAGGAGTGCGCCTCGGGAAGCCGGGCGACCGCCCGGGCGGTGCCATCCTCCAGCGGCCGCACGAACACCGAGTCGCCCAGGGCGAACGCGATCGAGCGCCCGTCCGGCGACCAGGCGCCGTCCGTCCACGCGCCGCGCTCGACCGCCAGGACGAGCTTCGAGGGGCCGCCGAGGGCGGGCATGACCTCGAGGCCGCGCTCCGAGAGATACAGGATGCGCCGCCCGTCGGGCGACCAGCGCGGCACCCGGGCGAACCCGCCGCCCGACCGCGTCAGCGCCACCGGCGTTCCGCCGTCCACCTGCCGCACGTAGAGCCGGGTCTCCCCCAGCGGTCCCGCCGCGTAGGCGACGAGCTCGCCGTCGGGCGAGAGCGCCGCGTCGATCTCGAGGCCGGGATCGAGCGTGAGCTGCACCCGCCGGCCGAGTCGGAGGTCGGCCGGCGGGCGGCTGAGAAAGAAGGCCGCTACGGCCGCGAGCGCGAGGAGCAGCGCCGCCGGGGCGAGCCACCGGCGCCATGGTGCCGGCCGCGCATGCGGCGCCACGGCCTCGATCGGCCGGGTAGTCGCCGGCGTCGTCCCGCCGCTGGGCGTGACGAGCGGCTCGAGCTGGGCGAGCAGCTCGTCGGCCGACTGCCACCGATCGGCCGGCCGCTTCTCCAGGCACTTCATGAGGATCGACTCGAGGACCGGTGGGCAGGCGGGCCGCTGCGCGCTGAGTGGCGGCGGCGGCTGCGTCACCTGTGCCGCCAGCACCTCCTGGCTTGTGCGCCCGGTGAACGGAGGGCGCCCGGCAATCAGCTCGTAGCCCATCACCCCCAGCGCGTACAGGTCGGCCCGGTGGTCGATGCCGGGATCGGCGGTGGCCTGCTCGGGGGCCATGTAGGCCGGTGTGCCGAGCGCGACGCCGGCCGTGGTGAGCTGCTGTCTGCCGGTGGCCTCACTCACGGCTTTGGCCACGCCGAAGTCGGTCACCAGCGCGTGGCGACCCGAGAGCAGCACGTTGTCGGGTTTGATGTCCCGGTGCACGATGCCGCGCCCATGGGCATACGCCAGGGCATCGGTCACCTCGATCAGGATCTTCACCGCGTCATGGACGGGCAGTTCGCCCTGACGGGCAAGCCGGGCGCGGAGGGACTCGCCCTCGACGTAGGGCATGACGTAATACAGGAAACCCGCGGCCTCACCCGAGTCATGGAGCGGCAGGATATGAGGATGCTGGAGCTGGGCGGCGAGCTTGATCTCGCGGAGAAACCGCTCCGGCCCGAGTGAGGCGGCGAGCTCGGGGCGGAGCACCTTGAGGGCGACGAGCCGCTCGTGTCGGACATCGCGCGCCAGATACACCGTGGCCATTCCGCCTTGCCCGAGCTCGCGCTCGAGCGAGTAGCGTCCAGCCAGGGCCGCGGCGAGTGGCGAATCGACTGCGGTCACAGGGGTGCCGGGTAGAGAGGCCTGGAATGTGGCGCGGGCGGGGGCGGATTGCCAGCATCGCCTCGACCGGGGCCCGTCGGTTACCGATCGTTCAGCTCCGCGCTCCATATGTCGCTCTCGGACCGGAGCATCAGGAAGTACAGCTCTCCGCCGCGCACCACCATCGAGCCTCGGCCGAATTGCAGACTTCGGTCGTCCATGCGGACCAGCAGCCGCGGGGTGCCTCCCTCGACCGGCATCGACCAGACCTGCTGCTCCCCCGTGGAGTCGGCGCCCATGGCGAGCAGGATGTGACGGTTGTCCTCGGCCCAGGCTGCGGTGACGATCTCCTCCTCTCGGCCCTCGAGCGGGCCCGAGAGCACGAGGTCGTTGGTCTTCCCGCCGGCCGACGCGATAAATGCAATCCGATCCCGGTGTTGAAAGAGAATCCCCTGGCCGTCCGGCGACAGGAAGGAACCGATGCCACCATCCTGGGTGAGCCGGGTGGGAGTCCCCCAGCCGTTCCCCTCGCGGGTCTGGACGTAGAGCTCGTAGCGGACACTGCGGTCGCTGGTGAAAAGAAAGTGCCGCTGGTCCCGGTACCAGGCAGCTCGCCCTCGCGCGCGATCCGCTCCCGTAGCGACTGGCCGTCCACGTACGGCATGACGTAGTAGAGGAAGCCTTCGGCCTGGCCCGAGTCGAGCAACGGCAGGATGTGGGGGTGCTGCAGCCGGGCGGCGATGCGGATCTCGCGGGTGAAGCGCTCCGGGCCGAGGGCGGCGGCGAGCTCCGGCCTCAAGACCTTCACGGCCACCTGACGCTCGTGCTTGGGGTCGTCGGCCAGAAAGACCGTGGACATGCCTCCCTGCCCGAGCTCGCGTTGCACGAGATAGGTCGAGCCCAGCGCTTGCTGGAGCCGGTCGCGTAGGTCCATGAGCGGAACATTATGCGAGGAGAGGAGAATTGGCATGTGGGGGCGCCGCGGCGCGCTCGACCGGAAGGGGAAACCGCCGTCGAGAGATTCGCGATGCTCGGCGGCGGTTTTGTGTTTACCTCATCCGCCTGCCCGGCCTTGAGTTCCAGCCAACGGGGCCGGCCGCGCAAGGGAGACTGCCCGCTCGATGCGCCGATCGGGCACGAGCCACATCAGGGCTGCCACCACATAGAATGTCCCCGCGATCCACGGCCGGAGAAACGCCACCGGGATCGCCACCCCGTACATCAGCACCGAGACCTTGCCCTTCCAATCTCGGCCTATCGCCGCCGCCAGCAGCGAGTCCGCGCCCTCCTGAGCGAGAATCGCGTGTTGCAGGAACAGATATGCCGTCCCGGCGAGCAGCAGGATCAATCCGTACAGTGCCATGGGGGCGGCCGCGAAGTGATTCTCCCCCATCCACCGGGTGGCGAACGGCACCAATGAGAGCCAGAACAGCAGGTGAAGGTTGGCCCACAGAATGGCCGCGCTGACGCGGTGCGTGACATACAGCAGGTAATGATGGTTGTTCCAGTAGATGCCGAGGTAGATGAAGCTCAGCAGGTAGCTCAGGAACACGGGGAGCAACGGGCGAAGGGCACCGAGCGCGGCATCATGCGGGCTCTTGAACTCCAGCACCATGATGGTGATGATGATCGCCAGCACCGCATCGCTGAATGCCTCGATTCGCCCCTTACCCATCACTCCCCTCACTCCTCACGGTGCAGCCGGCACCAGCGCCGGCGCGCCCTGCTTCTTCACCAGCAGCACCAGGAACTTGGCCGGCTTGGTGCTGCTCGCGTTCCGGCCGACGACATGGATATCGTCCGGGCCCTCATAGAATGTTTGTCCCGGCGTCAGCGTCACCGGCTTGCCTCCCTTCACCTGCATCACGATCGAGCCTTCCACGACGTAGACGAACGCATGGGCATTGTGCCGGTGAACCGGGTCCGACGAGCCCGGCGGATACTCCACCATGAGCATCAGCGCTTCCTTACCCGGCACGTCCGCCAGCTCTTTCATCATCAAGGGCGTGACCACGGCCTCTTGCGCGGTCAGCCGACTGCTGACCGCGCAGAGGAAGCCGGCCACCAACCCTGCCACGGGAATATTGAGGATTCGCATCTCGCTCTCCGCTCCCTCATGCCCGTGCGGCCGCGACGGTGGCCTGGCGGAGCCATTCGTCGAAGTGGATCTCGCCGAGTCTGGCGTCGGCGTCCGGCACCAGCATGCGCTCGCTCAGCTCCGCACCGAAGTAGCGGGCGTGCGGGTCGGCGACCACGTCACGGTGGTCGTCGCGCGCGCTGAGACCCAGCCTGATGAATTCGTCAAAGCGAAACTGTTGCGGCCCTCCCACCTCGACGACGCTGTTGAGCGGCGCTCCCACGGCGACCCTGCACACCGCATTGGCGACATCCGTGGCCGCCATGGGTTGGAACAGCACGGGTGGGATGCGCACCGTATTCCCGACGGTCGCCTCGTCCGCGATGCGCTTGGCAAACTCGAAGAACTGCGTCGCCCGGATAATCGAGTACGGGATCGGTGAGTTTCGGATCAGCGTCTCCTGGGCAACCTTGGCACGCAGATAGCCGCTCTCGGGTATTCGGTCGCTGCCGACGACCGATAGCGCAACGTGATGACCCACACGCGCCGCCGCTTCGGCCGCGAGGAGATTGGCGGTCGACGTCTTGAAAAACTTCAGCACCGCCGCATCTTCGAACGAGGGTGAATTCGACACGTCGACGACGACGGCCGCACCGGTGAGGACGTCGGCCAGGCCCTCGCCCGTGAGCGTGTTGACACCCGTATCTGGAGATGCCGGCACGGCCTCATGGCCCTGCTGGCGAAGGCAGGTGACGACCTTCGAACCGATGAGGCCGCTTCCGCCGATGATCACGACTTTCATGATGGATCCTTTCACCGAGTGGTTGACCTGATCCTGTTCGTGGCCGAATCCATTTTGGTGCCAGGCCCGCAAAAGGCAATGGCCGATCCGGACGGCCCTGGAGCCGTGGCGTGGGCCGGTATACCGTGGCAGATTCGGGATGGACCCGGTTCAAGAGGAGGCTTCCATGAAGGCCCAGGAACTGATGACCAAGACGCCGGCGAGCTGTACGCCGGAGAGCACCGTACGAGAGGCAGCACAGCTCATGCTGAAGCACGACTGCGGATGCATTGCGGTGGTCGAGACGGGCACCATGCGGCTGACCGGCGTGGTGACCGATCGCGACGTCGCCTGCCGGTGCATCGCCCAAGGCGGCGGGCCGGAGACGCGGGTCAAGGAGGTCATGACCACCGACCCGAAGTGCTGCCATCCGGAGGATGACGTCGCGGCGGTGGAGCAGATCATGATGCAAGCGCAGGTGCGGCGGGTTCCGGTGGTCGACGGCCGGGGTAACTGCGTCGGCATGATCGCTCAGGCCGACCTCGCGGTGAGAGACAAGGCAGTC from Gemmatimonadales bacterium includes the following:
- a CDS encoding amidohydrolase family protein, yielding MLLALVTAMLVQTPPLPHRVLIRDVTIVSPERKAPLQHGYVVLENDRIAAVGHGTPPVAPWDSVVVGRGRVLIPGLIDGHTHLAVTAGMPLPVPPELRSLAAAYAEQLPRSYLYSGFTTVIDLIVFDRAFLNRFKAAPLHPDSYDCGPALALANGYPMAMSSQNLRWDLFPNFLWDPRQRDSIPSRFRPEDHTPKATVARVAADGGVCVKTFEEHGYGPVRNLPTPTLEMIRAVVRESHARDLPVLMHANTLAAWRFAVHARVDVIAHGMWNWDEFEHTGEELPAPIRALLDTVAARRIGFMPTLRVIDGLGDMYDPAFLDNPRLARVLPSSLIAWYQTPAGQSFAAEMRRNFGKASNEQVRGIFRHVADHGATATRYLVSHGGRLVFGTDTPSSPTYGNPPGLNGFLELERLAGAGVPLPRLLGGATIEAARAFHLDSLYGTVEAGKVANLVLLRANPLETVEAYDAIDQVVVRGKVLDRSVLAAR
- a CDS encoding cupin domain-containing protein translates to MRILNIPVAGLVAGFLCAVSSRLTAQEAVVTPLMMKELADVPGKEALMLMVEYPPGSSDPVHRHNAHAFVYVVEGSIVMQVKGGKPVTLTPGQTFYEGPDDIHVVGRNASSTKPAKFLVLLVKKQGAPALVPAAP
- a CDS encoding CBS domain-containing protein encodes the protein MKAQELMTKTPASCTPESTVREAAQLMLKHDCGCIAVVETGTMRLTGVVTDRDVACRCIAQGGGPETRVKEVMTTDPKCCHPEDDVAAVEQIMMQAQVRRVPVVDGRGNCVGMIAQADLAVRDKAVSEGELGRVVERISKPGQHEEEQSN
- a CDS encoding protein kinase; amino-acid sequence: MTAVDSPLAAALAGRYSLERELGQGGMATVYLARDVRHERLVALKVLRPELAASLGPERFLREIKLAAQLQHPHILPLHDSGEAAGFLYYVMPYVEGESLRARLARQGELPVHDAVKILIEVTDALAYAHGRGIVHRDIKPDNVLLSGRHALVTDFGVAKAVSEATGRQQLTTAGVALGTPAYMAPEQATADPGIDHRADLYALGVMGYELIAGRPPFTGRTSQEVLAAQVTQPPPPLSAQRPACPPVLESILMKCLEKRPADRWQSADELLAQLEPLVTPSGGTTPATTRPIEAVAPHARPAPWRRWLAPAALLLALAAVAAFFLSRPPADLRLGRRVQLTLDPGLEIDAALSPDGELVAYAAGPLGETRLYVRQVDGGTPVALTRSGGGFARVPRWSPDGRRILYLSERGLEVMPALGGPSKLVLAVERGAWTDGAWSPDGRSIAFALGDSVFVRPLEDGTARAVARLPEAHSCAWSPDARRLACVSGNLPFVTNDEFGNHAASSVWLVPADGGTPLRVTDDEALNMSPTWLRAGTLLYISDREGGRDLYRLPLNGAGRPTGDAARLTTGLNAARVSVAADGRRLAYAALTESGNVWSLPIPGTGVGSVRQAEPVTTGTQVIEGFDLSHDRRWLAFDSDRGGTPQVYRMAVAGSGEVEQLTSGAEPAFAPVISPDGREIAYHAFQGGTRQVFVMPAEGGRPSQVTTGSGQYQNPEWSPDGRTLAVVLGYRTPAQKLVLVTRDDRGRWGAPRQVLAQGMLGVWAPEGRSLLTATGVVGLPRALTVVPSAGGGDPRAVLAVRDPATDVAPAGFSGWAWSTDGRAIYFAGLDPRDRSVAVWRLPAEGGVPRLVMRFDDPNHRWSPVTGLRVRGDRFYFNLGDQQSDLWMAEIAGSP
- a CDS encoding TMEM175 family protein, whose protein sequence is MGKGRIEAFSDAVLAIIITIMVLEFKSPHDAALGALRPLLPVFLSYLLSFIYLGIYWNNHHYLLYVTHRVSAAILWANLHLLFWLSLVPFATRWMGENHFAAAPMALYGLILLLAGTAYLFLQHAILAQEGADSLLAAAIGRDWKGKVSVLMYGVAIPVAFLRPWIAGTFYVVAALMWLVPDRRIERAVSLARPAPLAGTQGRAGG
- a CDS encoding SDR family oxidoreductase, which produces MKVVIIGGSGLIGSKVVTCLRQQGHEAVPASPDTGVNTLTGEGLADVLTGAAVVVDVSNSPSFEDAAVLKFFKTSTANLLAAEAAARVGHHVALSVVGSDRIPESGYLRAKVAQETLIRNSPIPYSIIRATQFFEFAKRIADEATVGNTVRIPPVLFQPMAATDVANAVCRVAVGAPLNSVVEVGGPQQFRFDEFIRLGLSARDDHRDVVADPHARYFGAELSERMLVPDADARLGEIHFDEWLRQATVAAARA